One genomic region from Manis pentadactyla isolate mManPen7 chromosome 12, mManPen7.hap1, whole genome shotgun sequence encodes:
- the POPDC3 gene encoding popeye domain-containing protein 3 isoform X1, producing MERNSSLWKNLVDEHPVCTSWKQEAEGAIYHLASILFVVGFMGGSGFFGLLYVFSLLGLGFLCSAAWAWVDICAADMFSWNFVLFVICFVQFVHIAYQVRSITFAREFQLLYGSLFQPLGTSLPVFRTIALSSEVVTLEKEHCYAMQGKTSIDKLSLLVSGRIRVTVDGEFLHYIFPFQFLDSPEWDSLRPTEEGIFQVTLTAETDCRYVSWRRKKLYLLFAQHRYISRLFSVLIGSDIADKLYALNDRVCIGKRCHYDIRLPNFYQMSSPETPKRSPLTERFRNSRRYCDK from the exons ATGGAAAGAAATTCCAGCTTATGGAAGAACCTAGTAGATGAGCACCCGGTGTGCACCAGCTGGAAGCAAGAGGCTGAAGGAGCCATTTATCACCTCGCCAGTATTTTATTTGTTGTAGGTTTCATGGGTGGCAGTGGATTCTTCGGGCTCCTATACGTCTTCAGTTTGCTGGGGTTAGGTTTTCTTTGCTCTGCTGCCTGGGCTTGGGTAGACATCTGTGCAGCTGACATGTTCTCCTGGAACTTTGTGCTGTTCGTCATCTGCTTCGTGCAGTTTGTCCATATCGCATATCAAGTTCGCAGCATAACTTTTGCCCGAGAATTCCAGCTGTTGTATGGCTCCCTTTTCCAGCCTCTGGGGACCTCTTTGCCCGTCTTCAGAACAATTGCTCTGAGCTCTGAAGTGGTTACTTTGGAAAAGGAGCACTGTTATGCCATGCAGGGGAAAACCTCCATCGATAAACTCTCCCTGCTTGTTTCGGGAAG GATCAGAGTGACGGTTGACGGCGAATTTCTGCACTACATCTTCCCCTTCCAGTTTCTGGACTCCCCTGAGTGGGACTCCCTGAGACCCACAGAGGAAGGCATTTTTCAG gtAACTCTCACAGCAGAAACTGACTGTCGATATGTGTCttggaggagaaagaaactgTACTTACTCTTTGCTCAGCATCGTTACATCTCCCGCCTGTTTTCAGTTTTAATCGGCAGCGACATTGCTGATAAACTCTATGCCTTGAATGACAGGGTGTGTATAGGAAAAAGATGCCACTACGATATTCGGTTACCTAACTTCTATCAAATGTCAAGTCCAGAAACCCCTAAGAGGTCACCCCTCACAGAACGTTTTCGGAATTCTAGACGATATTGTGATAAATGA